One Mesomycoplasma molare genomic window carries:
- a CDS encoding WavE lipopolysaccharide synthesis family protein has translation MNRIKDEDVTFLLNGRYDKNTKKSVDSIKKHFPNSQIFVSCWENDVIDDNKKVDKFILNKDPGGFYISNKYWKNYGVNVNRIIVAVQNGLKEVKTKYVVRMRNDLFFFNNNLLNDYFSVFHKKDDNYSIFKNRIILSEYVNGKFNICSIGKIDYQYFSISDWFHFGLLEDVKKYWEPIELVPDLKEFANKNPNNLISVQEHPETYLPRFVFSNETNLNLSEWHGEDENIKKESDKYFYENFLLLGNKALGFGILKRKYRLSTKSEIFNFFCLLNKKYIGFLRYYILRHENTWTIETRNKFEKENNHPLPKKNAPKTPGLFLYYLTFIVFLNFIKELLTQHLFKIFFVFGKKNLLKFRENKEKNSKK, from the coding sequence ATGAATAGAATTAAAGATGAAGATGTAACTTTCCTATTAAATGGCAGATATGATAAAAATACCAAAAAAAGTGTAGATTCTATAAAAAAACATTTTCCTAATTCTCAAATTTTTGTTTCTTGTTGAGAAAATGATGTTATAGATGACAATAAAAAAGTAGATAAATTTATTTTAAATAAAGATCCTGGTGGTTTTTATATAAGTAACAAGTATTGAAAAAATTATGGAGTTAATGTAAACAGAATAATAGTTGCTGTACAAAACGGACTTAAAGAAGTTAAAACAAAATATGTAGTTAGAATGAGAAATGACTTATTTTTCTTTAATAATAATTTATTAAATGATTATTTTTCCGTTTTTCATAAAAAAGACGACAATTATTCTATTTTTAAAAATAGAATTATTTTATCAGAATATGTTAATGGTAAATTTAATATTTGTAGTATAGGTAAAATTGATTATCAATATTTTTCAATATCTGATTGATTTCATTTTGGATTATTAGAAGATGTTAAAAAATATTGAGAACCTATTGAATTAGTTCCGGATTTAAAAGAATTTGCGAATAAAAATCCTAATAATTTAATTTCAGTGCAAGAGCATCCGGAAACATATTTACCAAGGTTTGTTTTTTCTAACGAGACAAATTTAAATTTATCAGAGTGACACGGAGAAGATGAAAATATTAAAAAAGAATCAGATAAATATTTTTACGAAAACTTTTTACTATTAGGAAATAAAGCATTAGGGTTTGGGATTTTAAAAAGAAAATATAGATTATCAACAAAAAGCGAAATATTTAATTTTTTTTGTTTACTAAATAAAAAATATATAGGTTTTTTAAGATATTATATTTTAAGGCACGAAAATACATGAACTATAGAAACTAGAAATAAGTTTGAAAAAGAAAATAATCATCCATTACCTAAAAAAAACGCTCCTAAAACACCCGGATTATTTTTATATTATTTAACTTTTATAGTTTTTTTAAATTTTATAAAAGAACTTTTAACCCAACATTTATTTAAAATCTTTTTTGTTTTTGGAAAAAAAAATTTACTAAAATTTAGAGAAAATAAAGAAAAAAACAGCAAAAAATAG
- a CDS encoding phosphotransferase produces MKNKKNNSKFLTRYFNSIEQIDNLVKKTSSEKNKILDEYYWFTKLPSNLSKYTPKVYSYNETQESSYILMDYVPWSNIYTFLENNSSLKNYINILDTLFNVLLDFKNTEFKKNNEKFSEFIYLTKTHDRIKNIKEEELIDLEKEIIFNSKKIKPFFQIKQKVLNLIEEKLLNSEITSVVHGDFFFGNILFDEKENKIKLVDPRGRFSYYRDIIGDIRYDLAKLSHSVIGKYDWIVNNNFEFIEDKNNFSLKENTFLDEKQNKEIMNHFKKNMIEKFNISFDNIRLIEGLLFLTMIPLHKESLIHQKIFYLKSLEIFNELIEKGDEWE; encoded by the coding sequence ATGAAAAACAAGAAAAATAATAGTAAATTTTTAACTAGGTATTTTAATAGCATTGAACAAATTGATAATTTAGTTAAAAAAACATCTTCAGAAAAAAATAAAATACTTGATGAATATTATTGATTTACTAAATTACCTTCAAATTTATCAAAATATACTCCTAAAGTTTATTCATATAATGAAACTCAAGAATCTAGTTATATACTTATGGATTATGTTCCCTGATCAAATATTTACACATTTTTAGAAAATAATTCTAGTTTAAAAAATTATATAAATATTTTAGACACTTTATTTAATGTTTTATTAGATTTTAAAAATACAGAATTTAAAAAAAATAATGAAAAATTTTCAGAATTCATATATCTAACAAAAACTCATGATAGAATAAAAAATATCAAAGAAGAAGAATTAATAGATTTAGAAAAAGAAATAATATTTAATTCTAAAAAAATCAAACCATTTTTCCAAATAAAACAAAAAGTTTTAAATTTAATTGAAGAAAAGTTATTAAATAGTGAAATAACTTCTGTAGTCCATGGTGATTTTTTCTTTGGAAATATTTTATTTGATGAAAAAGAGAATAAAATAAAATTAGTTGATCCTAGAGGGCGTTTTAGCTATTATAGGGATATAATAGGTGACATTAGATATGATTTAGCTAAGTTAAGTCATAGCGTTATAGGGAAATACGATTGAATCGTTAATAATAATTTTGAATTTATAGAAGATAAAAATAATTTTTCTTTAAAGGAAAATACATTTTTAGACGAAAAACAAAACAAAGAAATAATGAATCATTTCAAAAAAAATATGATTGAAAAATTTAATATTTCTTTTGATAATATTAGGTTAATAGAAGGTTTACTATTTTTGACTATGATTCCGTTACATAAAGAATCTTTAATACACCAAAAAATATTTTATTTAAAATCTTTAGAAATTTTTAATGAATTAATAGAAAAGGGAGACGAATGAGAATAG
- the thiI gene encoding tRNA uracil 4-sulfurtransferase ThiI, producing the protein MYDLILIRYGELVLKGGNRKLFINTLKQNILKITGEMPEVSFDRMYLTYNEDNMRRLKFVFGISSFSPVKRVNTNINDIKTEVLNQFNDDLKTFRLNCHRNWKKFELTSQEIIKEVASELFDKKENLKVDLTKFEQQINIEVREKYSYVFSKNIKGLDGLPVGVSGKALHLISGGIDSPVAAFELMKRGVRVDFLSFITPPHTDEKTVEKVEKIVQLLANYQAGAKLFQINYTDLMNYIGLTSNQSYKINLMRRSFYRIADLLAKKEGYLAISNGENLGQVASQTMESMDVIGSQTSLQIYRPLLTFNKIDTIKLAEIIGTYQISIEKANEACELFAPKNPVIKPTFEHANNLELELNELIPLEKEAISNKMSVKRFKNKLQ; encoded by the coding sequence ATGTACGATTTAATATTAATAAGATATGGTGAATTAGTTTTAAAGGGAGGAAATAGAAAATTATTTATTAATACTTTAAAACAAAATATATTAAAAATAACAGGAGAAATGCCTGAAGTTAGTTTTGATAGAATGTATTTAACATATAACGAAGATAACATGAGAAGATTAAAATTTGTCTTCGGCATTTCATCCTTTTCCCCTGTTAAAAGAGTGAATACAAATATAAATGATATAAAAACAGAAGTATTAAATCAATTTAATGATGATTTAAAGACCTTTAGACTGAATTGCCATAGAAATTGAAAAAAATTTGAACTAACTTCTCAAGAAATTATTAAAGAGGTAGCTTCAGAATTATTTGATAAAAAAGAAAATCTAAAAGTAGATTTAACCAAGTTTGAGCAACAGATTAATATAGAAGTTAGAGAAAAATATTCATATGTTTTTTCTAAAAATATTAAAGGATTAGATGGTCTTCCTGTGGGTGTTTCCGGAAAAGCACTGCACTTAATTTCAGGAGGAATTGATTCCCCTGTAGCTGCTTTTGAATTAATGAAAAGAGGAGTGAGGGTAGATTTTTTATCTTTTATTACACCACCTCATACTGATGAAAAAACAGTTGAAAAAGTTGAAAAAATTGTTCAACTCTTAGCGAATTATCAAGCAGGAGCTAAACTTTTTCAAATCAATTATACAGATTTAATGAATTATATTGGTCTAACTTCTAATCAATCTTACAAAATAAATCTTATGAGAAGAAGTTTTTATAGAATAGCAGATTTACTAGCAAAAAAAGAAGGTTATTTAGCTATTTCTAACGGTGAAAACTTAGGTCAAGTAGCTTCACAAACCATGGAATCAATGGATGTTATCGGAAGCCAAACCTCTTTACAAATTTATAGACCACTGCTAACTTTTAACAAAATCGACACTATTAAATTAGCAGAAATAATAGGAACATATCAAATTTCTATAGAAAAAGCAAATGAAGCTTGTGAATTATTTGCACCTAAAAATCCGGTTATAAAACCAACCTTTGAACATGCAAATAATTTAGAACTAGAATTAAATGAATTAATTCCTTTAGAAAAAGAAGCAATTAGCAATAAAATGTCAGTTAAAAGATTTAAAAATAAATTACAATAA
- the leuS gene encoding leucine--tRNA ligase, with protein sequence MYNHTKIEKKWQKIWDKTNAFKTTDKNDKKFYVLDMFPYPSASGLHVGHPEGYTATDIIARYKRLNGFDVLHPIGWDAFGLPAEQYALNTGNHPADFTQKNINSFKKQLKSLGMSFDWDKEIDTTDPKFYKWTQWIFKKLYENNLAEIKEIDVNWCEGLGTVLANEEVITDENGNKVSERGNFPVIKKPMRQWVLKITEYAEKLLEGLERVDFPESLKSLQENWIGKSEGYTLKFQLENSNKYIEIFTTRIDTIFGASFLVIAPEHEIINSIEKNKELVEFLEYSKTISERDRVSGLKDKVGVYTGINAVHPITKKIIPIWTSNYVLNSYGTGAVMAVPSEDERDLEFAKKYNLEIINIIQRQDNKNILINSDAFSFLELDKAKQKIVEFLRYKNIARKTISYKLRDWIFSRQRYWGEPFPVYFDENDNVYLEENIVELPYMENIKPSKTGESPLANNSNWLHFEKNGKKYRRETNTMPQWAGSSWYFLAYILKNADGTYIDIDSKEAYKRFEKWLPVDLYIGGQEHAVGHLIYSRFWHKFLYDIKILPIDEPFVKVVNQGMILGTDGQKMSKSKGNVINPDDIVNELGADTLRVYEMFMGPLTDTKEWNTDTIKGIRKWLDRVEVIISKFAENKTLIKVEEKNNEFTSLWQLTIKEVTDAIEKLKFNIAISKLMVFVNGLYKLNFIFSLEPLKDFLIMLSLFAPHISEELLEKIDEKQIKDHTWPQFNENLIINNLLKIPVQVNGKIRAIIDKEENDSEETLFAKALEEKNVVKYIENKVIKKKIYVKDKIIIINI encoded by the coding sequence ATGTATAATCACACAAAAATAGAAAAAAAATGACAAAAAATTTGAGATAAAACTAATGCTTTTAAAACTACAGATAAAAATGACAAAAAATTTTATGTATTAGATATGTTTCCATATCCTTCTGCATCAGGTCTACATGTTGGTCATCCAGAAGGTTATACAGCAACTGATATCATCGCTAGATACAAACGTTTAAATGGTTTTGATGTATTACATCCTATTGGTTGAGATGCTTTTGGTTTACCAGCAGAACAATATGCTTTAAATACAGGAAATCATCCCGCAGATTTTACACAAAAAAATATTAATAGTTTTAAAAAACAATTAAAAAGCTTAGGAATGTCTTTTGATTGAGATAAAGAAATTGACACCACAGATCCTAAATTTTACAAATGAACACAATGAATTTTTAAAAAACTTTATGAAAATAATTTAGCAGAAATTAAGGAAATAGATGTAAATTGATGCGAAGGTTTAGGTACAGTTTTAGCTAACGAAGAAGTAATAACCGATGAAAACGGTAACAAGGTTAGCGAAAGAGGTAATTTTCCTGTTATTAAAAAACCAATGAGACAATGAGTTTTAAAAATAACAGAATATGCAGAAAAGCTTTTAGAAGGATTAGAAAGGGTTGATTTTCCAGAATCTTTAAAAAGTTTACAAGAAAACTGAATCGGAAAATCAGAAGGTTATACACTAAAGTTTCAACTTGAAAATTCAAATAAATATATAGAAATTTTTACAACTAGAATAGATACTATTTTTGGTGCTTCATTTTTAGTCATAGCCCCAGAACACGAAATAATTAATTCAATTGAAAAAAATAAAGAATTAGTAGAGTTTTTAGAATATTCAAAAACTATAAGTGAAAGAGATCGGGTTTCTGGCTTAAAAGATAAAGTCGGTGTTTATACAGGAATAAATGCAGTTCATCCAATTACTAAAAAAATTATTCCTATTTGAACTTCCAATTATGTTTTAAATTCATACGGAACAGGTGCCGTAATGGCGGTCCCTTCAGAAGATGAAAGGGATTTGGAATTTGCTAAAAAATATAATTTAGAAATCATAAATATAATTCAAAGACAAGATAATAAAAATATTTTAATTAATTCTGATGCTTTTTCTTTTTTAGAACTAGATAAAGCAAAACAAAAAATTGTTGAATTTTTAAGATACAAAAATATTGCTAGAAAAACTATCAGTTATAAATTAAGAGATTGAATTTTTTCAAGACAAAGATATTGAGGAGAACCATTTCCGGTTTATTTTGATGAAAATGACAATGTATATTTAGAAGAAAACATCGTTGAGCTTCCATATATGGAAAATATTAAACCATCTAAAACAGGAGAATCTCCTTTAGCTAATAATAGTAATTGATTACATTTTGAAAAAAACGGAAAAAAATATAGAAGAGAAACAAATACAATGCCACAATGAGCAGGAAGTTCTTGATACTTTTTAGCTTATATTTTAAAGAACGCAGATGGAACATATATAGATATAGATTCTAAAGAAGCTTATAAAAGGTTTGAAAAATGATTACCTGTAGATTTATATATAGGTGGACAAGAACACGCTGTTGGCCACTTAATATATTCAAGATTTTGACATAAATTTTTATATGATATTAAAATTTTACCTATAGATGAACCATTTGTAAAAGTTGTTAATCAAGGGATGATTTTAGGAACTGATGGACAAAAAATGTCTAAAAGTAAAGGTAATGTTATAAATCCTGATGATATTGTAAATGAATTAGGAGCAGATACGCTTCGTGTATATGAAATGTTTATGGGTCCTTTAACAGACACAAAAGAATGAAATACCGACACAATAAAAGGTATAAGAAAATGACTAGATAGAGTCGAGGTTATAATTTCTAAATTTGCTGAAAATAAAACATTAATAAAAGTTGAAGAAAAAAATAATGAATTCACTTCTTTATGACAATTAACAATAAAAGAAGTGACCGATGCTATAGAAAAATTAAAATTTAATATAGCTATTAGTAAACTTATGGTTTTTGTAAATGGACTTTATAAATTAAATTTTATTTTTTCATTAGAACCTTTGAAAGATTTTTTAATTATGCTATCGCTTTTTGCACCACACATTTCAGAAGAATTATTAGAAAAAATCGATGAAAAACAAATTAAAGATCATACATGACCTCAATTTAATGAGAATTTAATTATAAATAATTTGTTAAAAATACCAGTTCAAGTAAACGGAAAAATTAGAGCCATTATAGATAAAGAAGAAAATGATAGTGAAGAAACTCTTTTCGCAAAAGCTCTAGAAGAAAAAAATGTTGTTAAATACATAGAAAATAAAGTAATTAAAAAGAAAATTTATGTAAAGGATAAAATAATTATTATTAATATTTAA